The following proteins come from a genomic window of Nothobranchius furzeri strain GRZ-AD chromosome 1, NfurGRZ-RIMD1, whole genome shotgun sequence:
- the LOC139072178 gene encoding spectrin alpha chain, non-erythrocytic 1-like isoform X3, translating into MEEGHFAGSEPSARQNILIHHVLTPDLLTRQQQVAPTDDETGKELVLALYDYQEKSPGEVTMKKGDILTLLNSTNKVVLLELASLAE; encoded by the exons gtcacttcgctggttcagaaccctcggcccgtcagaacattcttatccaccacgttctaacaccagacctgttaacccgacagcaacaagtggctccaactgacgatgagaccgggaaggagctggttctggctctgtacgactaccaggagaagagtcctggagaggtcaccatgaagaagggcgacatcctcacgctgctcaacagcaccaacaag gttgttttacttgaactcgcgtctttagctgaatga